Proteins from a genomic interval of Brucella melitensis bv. 1 str. 16M:
- the zigA gene encoding zinc metallochaperone GTPase ZigA, with amino-acid sequence MQKRLPVTVLSGFLGAGKTTLLNHVLNNRENRRVAVIVNDMSEINVDAALIREGGADLSRTEEQLVEMTNGCICCTLRDDLLKEVSQLAAQGRFDYLLIESTGISEPLPVAATFEFRDERGKSLSDGARLDTMVTVVDAANFLKDYASGDFLRDRGESLGEEDERTLVDLLVEQIEFANVVVLNKISMVSKEECALARKVIRSLNPDARIEETDFGQVPLNTILDTRLFDFNKAHEHPLWYKELYGFNQHVPETEEYGARSFVYRARKPFDPARFQAFIDQNWPGVVRSKGFFWLATRPDFVGEISQAGALVRTSKRGRWWSAVPKHYWPAEPEWQRAMQPYFHEVWGDRRQEIVFIGIDPMRQEAIIAELDKCLVQEECFAPECWSGLSDPFPNWSEAA; translated from the coding sequence ATGCAAAAGCGGCTTCCCGTTACGGTTTTGTCCGGCTTTCTCGGGGCAGGCAAGACGACACTGCTCAATCATGTGCTCAACAATCGGGAAAACCGCCGTGTGGCGGTGATCGTCAACGATATGAGCGAGATCAATGTTGACGCTGCCCTTATCCGCGAGGGCGGGGCTGATCTTTCCCGCACCGAGGAGCAGCTTGTCGAAATGACCAATGGCTGCATTTGCTGCACGCTGCGCGATGATCTTTTGAAAGAGGTCTCGCAACTGGCCGCTCAGGGACGCTTCGATTATCTCCTGATCGAATCGACCGGAATTTCGGAACCCTTGCCGGTGGCGGCCACTTTCGAGTTTCGCGATGAGAGAGGCAAAAGCCTTTCCGATGGCGCCCGGCTGGACACGATGGTTACAGTGGTGGACGCAGCCAATTTTCTCAAAGACTACGCTTCAGGTGATTTTCTGCGTGATCGCGGCGAGTCGCTCGGTGAAGAAGACGAGCGTACGCTTGTCGATCTTCTGGTCGAGCAGATCGAGTTTGCCAATGTCGTGGTGTTGAACAAGATATCCATGGTGTCGAAAGAGGAATGTGCGCTGGCGCGCAAGGTTATCCGCTCGCTCAACCCGGACGCCCGCATCGAGGAGACGGATTTTGGGCAGGTGCCGCTCAATACGATTCTCGACACGCGCCTGTTCGATTTCAACAAGGCGCATGAACATCCGCTCTGGTACAAGGAGCTTTATGGTTTCAACCAGCATGTGCCGGAAACCGAGGAATATGGTGCCCGCTCCTTTGTCTATAGGGCGCGAAAACCCTTCGATCCGGCGCGGTTTCAAGCCTTCATCGACCAGAACTGGCCCGGTGTCGTGCGCTCAAAAGGCTTTTTCTGGTTGGCGACCCGGCCCGATTTCGTGGGTGAGATCAGCCAGGCAGGTGCTTTGGTGCGCACAAGCAAACGAGGACGCTGGTGGTCCGCCGTGCCGAAGCACTATTGGCCTGCCGAACCCGAATGGCAGCGCGCCATGCAGCCCTATTTTCATGAGGTCTGGGGCGACCGGCGGCAGGAAATTGTTTTTATCGGCATCGATCCGATGCGGCAGGAAGCGATTATCGCAGAACTTGATAAATGTCTGGTGCAGGAGGAATGCTTCGCACCAGAGTGCTGGTCAGGCTTGAGCGATCCATTTCCGAACTGGTCGGAAGCGGCATAG
- a CDS encoding IS3 family transposase (programmed frameshift), translated as MKQREFTEDFKREAVRILTTSGRNISSVAEDLGIGKSTLERWRRNFAEKDLLSGPHEDMDQELARLRKENELLRQERDLLKKATAFFGSGDKSMKFAFIDTEKAHMSLSRLCAFAGVSISGYYAWKHRLPSRRQLDDMSILAHIRNQFALSRETYGSPRMHVELNEEGIRAGRHRTARLMRENGLKARQKTRFKRTTDSNHGEPVAPNLLDQDFTCDRPDQKWGVDISYIWTAEGWLYLAIVVDLYSRRIIGWEARDRMKKDLAICALKKAIAIRYPKPGLIQHSDRGSQYASYEYRKILKSHSMLPSMSGKGNCYDNAMVETVFKTIKSELITIKSELIWRAAFQTRNDAIKAIGKYIDGFYNPVRRHSTLGYKSPVKFEAMNRNLETEALH; from the exons TTGAAGCAGCGTGAATTTACAGAAGATTTCAAGCGCGAAGCTGTTCGGATTTTAACCACGAGTGGTCGAAACATTTCATCAGTTGCTGAGGACCTTGGGATTGGTAAGTCAACGCTTGAGCGTTGGCGGCGCAATTTTGCTGAGAAAGATTTACTTTCTGGTCCACATGAGGACATGGACCAGGAGCTTGCCCGGCTTCGTAAAGAAAACGAACTTCTGCGACAGGAACGTGACCTACTAAAAAAAGCGACGGCCTTCTTCG GCTCGGGAGACAAGTCGATGAAGTTTGCGTTCATCGACACGGAGAAGGCCCATATGTCCCTGTCACGGCTGTGCGCTTTCGCAGGCGTCAGCATCAGCGGTTATTATGCATGGAAGCATCGTTTGCCCAGTCGTCGTCAGCTTGATGACATGAGTATTCTGGCCCACATTCGTAATCAGTTTGCGCTGTCACGTGAAACCTATGGCAGCCCTCGAATGCATGTTGAACTGAACGAAGAAGGTATTCGAGCAGGTCGTCATCGCACGGCGCGACTGATGCGTGAAAATGGTTTGAAAGCCCGACAGAAAACGCGCTTCAAACGCACGACCGACAGCAATCATGGTGAGCCTGTCGCTCCCAATCTTCTGGATCAGGACTTCACTTGTGACAGACCAGATCAGAAATGGGGTGTCGATATCAGTTACATATGGACCGCCGAAGGCTGGTTATATCTGGCAATCGTTGTCGATCTTTATTCTCGTCGCATCATTGGCTGGGAAGCGCGCGATCGAATGAAAAAGGACCTTGCTATTTGTGCTTTGAAGAAGGCCATTGCAATTCGGTACCCAAAGCCGGGGCTGATCCAACACTCCGACAGGGGAAGCCAATATGCCAGTTATGAGTATCGCAAAATCCTCAAATCGCACAGCATGCTTCCATCCATGAGCGGCAAAGGAAATTGCTATGACAATGCAATGGTGGAAACCGTCTTCAAAACGATCAAGTCGGAACTGATAACGATCAAGTCGGAACTGATCTGGCGCGCTGCATTCCAGACCAGAAATGACGCAATCAAAGCCATTGGCAAATACATTGACGGCTTCTATAATCCCGTGCGCAGACATTCTACACTGGGCTATAAATCGCCGGTGAAATTCGAGGCAATGAACCGAAACTTAGAGACAGAAGCTCTCCACTAA
- a CDS encoding flagellar protein FlgN, translated as MIKDQKMTETSFENSLPPEDLLIVAASCEPEQEHMREPDLVRDAALKPVMRAIERLEDVIETETRLLLEGGNPDLAEINARKSRGLYDFNKAIKKAADTAVPATMKGLQPFLDRLKQKLERNCEALQLHLRAVGELADLIRGALETQEADGTYNMQSARLGHAR; from the coding sequence ATGATCAAGGACCAGAAAATGACTGAAACAAGCTTCGAGAACAGCCTGCCGCCAGAAGATTTACTGATTGTTGCTGCGAGCTGTGAGCCGGAACAGGAACATATGCGGGAACCAGACTTGGTCAGGGATGCGGCGTTGAAACCCGTCATGCGCGCAATCGAGCGTCTGGAAGATGTCATTGAAACGGAAACCCGCCTGCTTCTGGAAGGCGGAAACCCCGATCTTGCGGAAATCAATGCGCGCAAGAGCCGTGGACTTTATGATTTCAACAAGGCGATCAAAAAGGCGGCGGACACCGCCGTACCGGCCACAATGAAGGGGTTGCAGCCTTTTCTCGACCGCCTGAAGCAAAAGCTGGAAAGGAACTGCGAAGCCTTGCAGCTCCACCTGCGCGCCGTGGGCGAGCTTGCCGATCTCATTCGCGGCGCGCTTGAAACGCAGGAAGCAGACGGCACCTATAATATGCAGAGCGCGAGGCTCGGTCACGCCCGATGA
- a CDS encoding class II aldolase/adducin family protein, producing the protein MQMNCDSALLARQSIVDAMRSFEEKGFNHGSSGNISVREGGHIWVTPTGATSTMDPQDMSLVSLEGEHLAGKIPSSEWRIHTEIMRAHPEAGAVVHSHADACVALSCLRKPLPPFHYMIASFGGSEVPCASYRVFGSDALAYEVVRAMGHHRACLMASHGMVVWGRDLAHARLLAEKLETLARQYILACQIGTPALLSDVELTEVRERYGFYGSQPMPR; encoded by the coding sequence ATGCAGATGAATTGCGATTCGGCCCTTTTGGCCCGACAGTCCATCGTGGATGCGATGCGGTCTTTTGAGGAAAAGGGATTCAATCATGGCAGCAGCGGCAACATCAGTGTTCGGGAAGGCGGGCATATTTGGGTGACGCCAACGGGCGCGACCTCGACTATGGACCCGCAGGACATGAGCCTTGTCTCCCTTGAAGGCGAGCATCTGGCTGGCAAAATTCCCTCCAGCGAATGGCGTATCCATACCGAAATCATGCGGGCGCACCCGGAAGCCGGTGCCGTGGTCCATTCCCACGCAGATGCCTGCGTGGCGCTTTCCTGCCTGCGCAAGCCCCTTCCGCCATTCCATTACATGATCGCTTCCTTCGGCGGGAGCGAGGTGCCTTGTGCGTCATATCGCGTATTCGGATCGGACGCGCTGGCTTATGAAGTCGTGCGTGCGATGGGGCACCATCGCGCCTGTCTGATGGCAAGCCACGGCATGGTGGTGTGGGGGCGGGATCTCGCACATGCCAGGCTCCTTGCAGAAAAGCTCGAAACGCTGGCACGGCAATATATATTGGCCTGCCAGATCGGAACACCCGCCCTGTTGAGCGATGTCGAACTGACGGAAGTCCGGGAACGCTACGGTTTTTACGGCAGCCAACCCATGCCGCGCTGA
- a CDS encoding metal ABC transporter ATP-binding protein — MDKKSSHPAGAARDILIELRNAGVYRDGRWLVRNVDLSVERGEIVTLIGQNGAGKSTAAKMALHILKPDEGMVSHKPGLRIGYVPQKINIDRTLPLSVERLMTLTGPLPRKEIDAALEAVGIAHLAKAETAHLSGGEFQRALMARALARKPDIMVLDEPVQGVDFSGEAALYELIARLRDDTSCGVLLISHDLHLVMAATDRVICLNGHVCCSGTPRDVTSSPEYVRLFGSRAVGPLAVYEHHHDHTHLPDGRVLYADGTTADPIAGSTMGPRGHCHVEDGHHHDHEHHHHEGGQPRA; from the coding sequence ATGGATAAGAAATCCTCTCACCCCGCCGGGGCGGCGCGAGACATATTGATTGAACTGAGGAATGCCGGGGTTTATCGCGATGGCCGCTGGCTGGTGCGCAATGTCGATCTGAGCGTGGAGCGCGGCGAGATCGTGACCCTCATCGGCCAGAACGGTGCCGGCAAAAGCACCGCCGCCAAGATGGCGCTGCATATTCTCAAGCCGGACGAAGGCATGGTGTCCCACAAGCCGGGCCTGCGTATTGGTTATGTGCCGCAGAAGATCAATATCGACCGCACCTTGCCGCTTTCGGTCGAACGCCTGATGACGCTGACGGGGCCGCTTCCCCGCAAGGAAATTGATGCGGCACTTGAAGCCGTCGGCATTGCCCATCTTGCGAAAGCGGAAACGGCGCATCTTTCCGGCGGCGAGTTCCAGCGCGCGCTGATGGCGCGCGCGCTCGCCCGCAAGCCTGACATCATGGTGCTGGACGAGCCGGTGCAGGGCGTCGATTTTTCCGGCGAGGCGGCACTTTACGAACTGATTGCCAGGCTTCGCGACGATACGAGTTGCGGTGTGCTACTGATTTCGCACGATCTGCATCTGGTTATGGCCGCGACCGACCGCGTCATCTGCCTGAACGGCCATGTCTGTTGCAGCGGCACCCCGCGCGACGTGACATCCAGCCCCGAATATGTCCGCCTGTTCGGCAGCCGCGCTGTCGGCCCGCTCGCAGTCTATGAACATCACCACGATCATACACATCTGCCCGATGGCCGTGTGCTTTATGCCGATGGAACCACAGCGGATCCCATAGCAGGATCCACAATGGGACCAAGGGGACATTGCCACGTTGAAGACGGTCATCACCATGACCATGAACACCATCATCACGAAGGGGGCCAGCCGCGTGCTTGA
- a CDS encoding Fur family transcriptional regulator: MTTHHHHHAPRDLTRNQTLVFDVLSKADGPLSAYTILDQLRDDGFRAPLQVYRALEKLLDYGLIHRLESLNAFVACAHPQCHQQGLVAFAICEKCGQVTEFSDAAIENLVTAWSVQNGFKSRKTTLELRGICEACDDHESASRKV, from the coding sequence ATGACGACGCACCACCATCACCACGCCCCGCGGGATCTGACCCGCAACCAGACGCTGGTTTTCGACGTTCTGTCCAAGGCCGACGGTCCGCTCAGCGCCTATACAATTCTCGACCAGTTACGGGACGATGGCTTTCGCGCGCCATTGCAGGTCTATCGGGCGCTGGAAAAACTGCTCGATTACGGGCTGATCCACCGCCTCGAAAGCCTCAACGCCTTCGTTGCCTGCGCGCATCCGCAATGCCACCAGCAGGGCCTCGTTGCTTTTGCGATCTGCGAAAAATGCGGGCAGGTCACGGAATTTTCCGATGCGGCCATTGAAAATCTCGTCACCGCATGGAGCGTGCAGAACGGTTTCAAGTCACGCAAAACGACGCTCGAATTGCGCGGCATCTGCGAAGCCTGCGACGATCATGAGAGCGCATCCCGAAAAGTGTGA
- a CDS encoding metal ABC transporter permease, with the protein MTMNTIITKGASRVLDDFFTRAIIAGIGLALTTGPLGCFIIWRRMAYFGDTMAHSALLGVALALIFDINLMVGVFAVAVAISAILLLLQRRHTLSADSLLGILSHATLSLGLVLMAFMTWVRVDLLSFLFGDILAVSRIDIAFIYGGGALILAVLAWLWRPLLAATVSEDIARAEGMNPALSRIIFMLLLAIVIAIAMKIVGILLITSLLIIPAATARRFASTPEQMAVLASLIGAAGVIGGLYGSIHFDTPSGPSIVVAALAIFILSLLPLNKGRETSPKRIAGQ; encoded by the coding sequence ATGACCATGAACACCATCATCACGAAGGGGGCCAGCCGCGTGCTTGACGATTTCTTCACCCGCGCCATCATCGCAGGCATCGGGCTGGCACTCACCACCGGGCCGCTCGGCTGCTTCATCATCTGGCGGCGCATGGCCTATTTCGGCGATACCATGGCCCATTCCGCGCTTCTGGGCGTAGCCCTTGCGCTTATTTTCGACATTAACCTGATGGTCGGCGTGTTTGCCGTCGCAGTGGCCATTTCGGCCATTCTGCTGCTTTTGCAGCGCCGCCACACCTTGTCAGCGGATTCGCTGCTCGGCATCCTCTCCCATGCAACCCTCTCGCTCGGCCTTGTTCTCATGGCCTTCATGACATGGGTGCGTGTAGACCTTCTTTCCTTCCTCTTCGGCGATATCCTCGCCGTTTCGCGTATTGATATCGCCTTTATTTATGGCGGCGGCGCGCTCATTCTGGCCGTTCTGGCATGGCTGTGGCGACCACTCCTCGCAGCAACGGTAAGCGAGGATATCGCACGGGCTGAAGGAATGAACCCGGCACTTTCACGCATCATATTCATGCTGCTTCTTGCCATCGTCATTGCCATTGCAATGAAAATCGTCGGTATCCTGCTGATAACATCGCTTCTTATCATTCCGGCGGCGACCGCGCGCCGCTTCGCCTCAACACCGGAACAAATGGCTGTTCTGGCTTCGCTCATCGGCGCCGCCGGTGTCATCGGCGGGCTTTACGGCTCCATTCATTTCGATACGCCATCCGGCCCGTCCATCGTGGTCGCGGCACTTGCCATTTTCATTTTGAGCCTGCTGCCCCTAAATAAGGGGAGAGAGACTTCACCGAAACGGATCGCTGGACAATGA
- a CDS encoding rod-binding protein produces the protein MAINPPSDLVMDVARAADPQAYRMAAERLNAASGVAAPMGGSAATGLTQDNFGSFSENLAAEVSVRPDAQSAASPAYRKFEAFMLQSFVQSMFTSDTTATFGKGIAGEYWKSMMAEAMANKMADGGGVGIARLLEEQAARNRRAEAPATLALGDVIDTLDVNAGEKAVSKDIIHGLERKLIQKQLGNNNSTDRAHG, from the coding sequence CGTGGCGCGCGCCGCCGATCCACAGGCCTATCGCATGGCGGCGGAGCGGCTGAATGCGGCATCCGGCGTTGCTGCGCCGATGGGCGGTTCTGCGGCAACAGGGCTGACGCAGGATAATTTTGGAAGCTTTTCCGAAAATCTCGCGGCTGAGGTCAGCGTACGGCCGGATGCGCAAAGCGCGGCCAGCCCAGCCTATCGCAAGTTTGAGGCTTTCATGCTGCAATCCTTTGTGCAGTCGATGTTCACCAGCGACACGACTGCGACTTTTGGCAAGGGCATTGCCGGGGAATACTGGAAGTCCATGATGGCGGAAGCCATGGCGAACAAGATGGCAGATGGCGGCGGTGTCGGCATTGCCAGGTTACTTGAAGAACAGGCGGCGCGAAACAGGCGGGCAGAGGCGCCGGCAACCCTGGCCCTGGGAGATGTAATCGATACTCTGGATGTGAATGCGGGTGAAAAGGCGGTTTCAAAGGACATTATTCATGGCCTTGAACGCAAGCTTATCCAAAAGCAACTCGGCAACAATAACAGCACCGACCGTGCGCACGGCTGA
- a CDS encoding N-acetylglucosamine kinase has translation MTNAPMPYLIAVDGGGTGCRALLAKADGNVISKAVGGPANIGADTAMAIANVMETVTRAVHDAGLHISRLDETGAVLGLAGANSIPDRLELVAGLPFAWVRIVSDTVTALQGALGDNDGAIVILGTGSAFVRQVQGTAESIGGRGFMLSDHAGGARLGRELLEETLLAFDGMASRTELTEAVMVRFNDDLRQIISFSRKATAADYAIFAPLVFEYVAKGDPLGLSIAERACAYIKKGLDRLEVETLGRFSLTGGLASSYAALPFLPYPALYHPPLGDALEGALSLAMLANRWG, from the coding sequence ATGACAAATGCCCCCATGCCATATCTTATTGCCGTTGACGGTGGCGGTACCGGATGCCGGGCACTGCTTGCCAAAGCGGATGGCAATGTAATTAGCAAGGCGGTGGGCGGTCCGGCTAATATCGGCGCCGATACGGCCATGGCGATTGCGAATGTCATGGAGACGGTAACACGGGCGGTCCACGATGCGGGGCTTCATATCTCCCGATTGGACGAAACCGGCGCGGTACTGGGTCTGGCCGGAGCCAATTCAATTCCAGACCGCCTGGAACTGGTGGCGGGCCTGCCTTTCGCCTGGGTGCGCATTGTTTCCGATACGGTGACGGCCCTTCAGGGTGCTTTGGGTGACAATGACGGCGCCATCGTCATTCTGGGCACGGGATCAGCTTTCGTCAGACAAGTACAAGGGACAGCGGAAAGCATAGGCGGGCGGGGTTTCATGCTGAGCGACCATGCGGGCGGGGCACGTCTGGGGCGTGAGCTTCTGGAGGAAACGCTGCTGGCCTTCGACGGAATGGCCAGCCGCACAGAACTCACAGAAGCGGTTATGGTGAGGTTCAATGATGATCTTCGCCAGATCATCAGCTTTTCACGCAAGGCGACGGCGGCAGATTATGCCATCTTCGCGCCGCTCGTCTTTGAATACGTGGCAAAGGGTGATCCGCTTGGCCTTTCCATTGCCGAACGTGCCTGCGCATATATCAAAAAGGGCCTTGATCGGCTGGAGGTCGAAACGCTTGGCCGTTTCAGCCTGACAGGTGGGCTTGCGTCCTCTTATGCGGCTTTGCCATTCCTGCCCTATCCCGCGCTTTATCATCCGCCGCTTGGCGATGCATTGGAGGGTGCTTTATCGCTCGCAATGCTGGCAAACAGGTGGGGTTGA
- a CDS encoding type II toxin-antitoxin system PemK/MazF family toxin translates to MKRGEIWTVGGGKDRAGKPRPAVIVQDDRFDATGSITICAFTTNETNVPLFRLAVEPNERNGLRSVCRLMVDKITTAPKSMMAVQVGRNPPGHS, encoded by the coding sequence ATGAAGCGTGGCGAAATATGGACGGTCGGGGGCGGCAAGGACCGTGCAGGTAAACCGCGTCCAGCTGTGATTGTGCAGGACGATCGATTTGATGCTACGGGCTCGATAACCATTTGCGCATTCACGACAAATGAGACCAATGTGCCTTTATTTCGCCTTGCGGTCGAGCCGAATGAGCGGAATGGCTTGCGGTCGGTGTGCCGCCTTATGGTGGACAAGATCACGACCGCTCCTAAATCCATGATGGCGGTGCAGGTAGGGCGAAATCCTCCAGGTCATAGCTGA
- the znuA gene encoding zinc ABC transporter substrate-binding protein ZnuA produces MKNLHSLFLASAFLAGFCGSSLAGEREGVVVSIKPLHSIVSAVMQGVGKPKLIVQGAGSEHVYSLKPSDAEAIEHAKVIFWAGPSMETFLDKPIDTLGEGAKVVALGDAKGLTKLKFREGGPFEAHDHGHGGSHEEEHDAHGSGDHDHAAEVAEEGHEHHHHGEYDLHFWLDPQNGKILAADIAKTLGESDPEHAAQYEKNAKAYGEKLDALTREVAAELKPVKDKPFIVFHDAYQYFENRFGMKAAGSITVSPEKAPGAARIQQIHDKIKSLGATCVFSEPQFEPKLVKTVVDGTKARTGVLDPLGAELKDGPDLYPQLIRNLANSLKDCLSK; encoded by the coding sequence ATGAAAAATCTGCATTCCTTGTTTCTTGCTTCTGCCTTTCTGGCTGGCTTTTGCGGTTCTTCCCTTGCAGGCGAACGTGAGGGCGTGGTTGTTTCGATCAAGCCGCTTCACTCGATTGTTTCCGCCGTCATGCAGGGCGTGGGTAAGCCGAAGCTGATCGTTCAGGGGGCTGGGTCCGAGCATGTTTATAGTCTGAAACCCTCCGATGCCGAGGCTATCGAGCACGCCAAGGTGATTTTCTGGGCCGGGCCATCCATGGAAACCTTTCTCGACAAGCCCATTGATACGCTGGGCGAGGGCGCGAAAGTGGTGGCTCTTGGCGATGCGAAAGGGTTGACGAAACTAAAATTCCGCGAGGGTGGGCCGTTCGAGGCGCACGATCATGGCCATGGGGGGAGCCATGAGGAAGAGCATGACGCACATGGTTCAGGCGATCACGACCATGCGGCCGAAGTCGCAGAAGAAGGCCATGAACACCACCATCACGGCGAATATGATCTGCATTTCTGGCTTGACCCGCAAAATGGCAAGATTCTGGCTGCCGATATCGCCAAAACGCTTGGCGAGAGCGACCCGGAACACGCCGCGCAATATGAAAAGAATGCCAAGGCCTATGGAGAAAAACTCGATGCCTTGACCAGGGAAGTGGCTGCTGAACTGAAGCCGGTCAAGGACAAGCCCTTCATCGTCTTTCATGATGCCTATCAATATTTCGAGAATCGCTTCGGCATGAAAGCAGCCGGCTCCATCACGGTCAGCCCGGAAAAAGCGCCGGGTGCGGCGCGTATCCAGCAAATTCACGACAAGATAAAGTCACTCGGTGCAACCTGCGTTTTCTCAGAGCCGCAATTTGAGCCGAAACTGGTGAAGACGGTGGTTGACGGAACGAAAGCCCGGACAGGTGTTCTTGATCCTCTTGGCGCAGAACTGAAGGACGGCCCTGATCTTTATCCGCAACTCATCCGCAATCTGGCCAATTCGCTGAAAGACTGCCTGTCGAAATAA
- a CDS encoding four-carbon acid sugar kinase family protein, whose protein sequence is MDRSGRIGIIADDMTGALMVAAYYETAGIRAMVVTEIDAIRDCADETIIIWAGRTRLIDPVEACRQADRAAAAFDAVGCDQVIYKVCASFDSTEQGNIGPIADILNVRYKPENLLFCPGFPKFNATVHQGYLFYRSRLVSESVKRYDPATPMSDPDMVRFIGKQTQQPIGLPHSVLLQGAEAAQAHLDTLAKQGIRYCIVDASDNGDVEIAARLAARQPTFVSSDATLIQLGLDRFASNPPATVGAPPPTGGTAAVLVGTVGPIADAQIAEFARHYPVLTLDLLSDGSVEDMVERAMAWAEPYHSHQPYLISTAVNDARVKEIQSELGIRGAGEKAELLMSELAAAIVAREVDRLIVVGGETSGGVITRLGLRRLRAHPDNGISTGFCYSEGSERTAFFFKSGKVGTETVLLDALSVL, encoded by the coding sequence ATGGACAGATCAGGCAGGATAGGGATCATTGCCGACGACATGACGGGCGCCCTGATGGTTGCGGCTTATTATGAAACAGCTGGCATTCGCGCCATGGTGGTCACTGAGATTGATGCGATCAGGGACTGTGCCGATGAAACGATCATCATTTGGGCCGGACGAACACGGTTGATCGATCCTGTTGAAGCGTGTCGGCAGGCCGACCGCGCCGCCGCCGCTTTCGATGCCGTCGGATGTGACCAGGTTATCTACAAGGTCTGCGCCAGTTTCGACTCGACCGAACAGGGGAATATCGGGCCGATCGCCGACATATTGAATGTGCGCTACAAGCCCGAAAACCTTCTGTTCTGCCCCGGCTTTCCGAAGTTCAACGCGACCGTCCATCAGGGGTATCTTTTCTATCGCAGCCGTCTGGTTTCGGAATCGGTCAAGCGCTACGATCCCGCGACCCCGATGAGCGACCCCGACATGGTGCGGTTTATCGGAAAGCAGACGCAGCAACCTATCGGCTTGCCCCATTCCGTTCTGCTACAGGGGGCAGAGGCCGCCCAGGCACATCTCGATACCCTGGCGAAACAGGGAATCCGCTATTGCATCGTCGACGCAAGCGACAATGGGGATGTGGAAATTGCAGCACGACTGGCCGCGCGCCAGCCCACATTTGTCAGTTCGGATGCCACCCTTATCCAGCTCGGGCTTGATCGTTTTGCCTCCAATCCTCCCGCCACGGTCGGTGCGCCTCCCCCAACCGGCGGCACGGCGGCGGTCCTCGTCGGCACGGTTGGCCCCATCGCAGATGCGCAAATTGCGGAATTTGCGCGCCATTATCCCGTGCTGACACTTGATCTCCTGTCCGATGGCAGTGTGGAAGATATGGTAGAGAGAGCGATGGCCTGGGCCGAGCCATATCACAGCCACCAGCCCTACCTGATCTCGACGGCGGTAAACGATGCACGGGTGAAGGAAATCCAGTCCGAACTCGGCATACGCGGCGCCGGCGAAAAGGCTGAATTGTTGATGTCGGAACTCGCCGCCGCCATTGTTGCACGAGAGGTAGACCGTCTCATCGTGGTCGGCGGCGAGACATCGGGTGGCGTCATCACCCGCCTTGGTTTGAGACGGTTGCGCGCCCATCCAGATAACGGCATCAGCACCGGCTTTTGCTATAGCGAAGGGAGCGAACGCACCGCCTTCTTCTTCAAATCCGGCAAAGTCGGAACCGAGACTGTTCTCCTTGATGCGCTATCAGTCTTGTAG
- a CDS encoding RrF2 family transcriptional regulator, with product MFILMHFGTEAGFRFREMPCRGGMLTKKGKYGLKAMVHLAGVTDGQLVSASEIAEKHHIPRKFLDNIFTELRNAGFVLSRKGKGGGFCLAHPASEIAIGNIIRALDGALAPIACASKTDYRPCEDCNEAECQVRHVMLDVREAIANVLDHRTLADSKALDIALLAQ from the coding sequence ATGTTTATTCTCATGCATTTCGGGACGGAAGCCGGGTTCCGTTTCAGGGAAATGCCTTGCAGGGGTGGTATGCTAACCAAAAAGGGCAAATACGGCCTGAAAGCCATGGTGCATCTGGCGGGCGTTACCGATGGGCAACTGGTCTCGGCCAGTGAGATCGCCGAAAAACACCATATTCCGCGCAAATTTCTCGACAATATCTTCACCGAGCTTCGCAATGCCGGTTTTGTGCTGAGTCGCAAAGGCAAAGGCGGCGGCTTCTGCCTGGCGCACCCGGCGAGTGAAATCGCCATCGGCAATATCATCCGCGCACTGGACGGCGCACTCGCCCCTATCGCCTGTGCAAGCAAGACGGATTACCGCCCCTGTGAAGATTGCAACGAAGCCGAGTGCCAAGTGCGCCATGTGATGTTGGATGTGCGGGAAGCCATCGCCAATGTTCTGGATCACCGTACGCTGGCCGACAGCAAGGCGCTGGATATCGCATTGCTCGCTCAATAG